Within the Parus major isolate Abel chromosome 18, Parus_major1.1, whole genome shotgun sequence genome, the region CGCGGGGGGCTCGGACGGGCCCCCGGACAGCGAGTGCCACGCTTATCACTgcagcccggccccgcggctCCGCCTCGTCGTGCTCGATGCCTACGACGTGAGCACCCTGGGCACGGACCCCGGCAGCCTCCGCTACCAGGAGTCCCTGCGGCTGCTGCGGGAGAAGAACCCCAACGATGACCTCAACAGCCCCACAGGTACCTCCGGCTCGGCAGGGGCGCGGGCGGCCGAACCTTCGCTGTCCGGAGCTCCCGGTGCTGACGGCGGGATGCCGGGGCTGAAGCGTGTGTCCCATTGCTGCCCGCCTCCCTCCGTCAGTGCggctccaggcactggagatGCTCCCCGGTAcgcctggggctgtgctgagctctgtcccGCAGTATCGGAACAccgagcagctgctggggaagcGGCTGGTGCAGAGCACCGAGTTGTGCCCACCCTATCCCATGCCGGGGGACAGCCAGCAGTGAAAACCCTGCTCGTGTAGTGTGACCAAAACTCCCGAAAGCTAACAAATAATCTTCTTCTTTGTGCAAGGGGCTGGAGTTTCGATGTTTTTTAGCAagagatgcaaaataaaaaccccaaaggttCTGAGAGTAAACCAACTGTCAGCAGATTTACATAAGGCCAATATAGGAGCCATGGGAGGTGTATGCATTTGTGTCTAACCTTCTTCATTGCAGGGCTCAAAGAACCTCATTTTGTAGCATTTAATGGAGGATTTAGCCAAGCCCAGCTGGACTGGTTCAATGAAGTCCTCAAGTTCTCTgatgaaaaccaagaaaaagttATAGTTGCAGGTAGGTGGATATGGAGGGGGATATATAGGCagtcagaatggtttgggttggaagggcccttAATGCTAgtctagttccaacccctgtATTTGATGGGGGGGTGTATACTCCCATGGAAGTatgtggggaagaaaaaaaatttagctACCCTGTGTGTGTTAGCTGCAGAAAACATGTAGTTGGTGAGGTGAGGTACAGATGGAACCCTTGAAAGAACAGAGAACAACAACCATGCCTCACTTCTGGGGGTCAGCTATATACTCAGTTGGATGGCTGAACCTCCCAGCAATGAGGCAGATTTGCTACACTTTTtaactctttctttctttctggacCACAGCTCACCTGCCCATTCATCCCTCTGCTTCCAACGGGGTTTGCCTGGCCTGGAATTACGAGGCTGCCCTGGCAGTCATCCACTCGCACAGGTGCGTGGTCTGTGTCCTCGCAGGGCACCTGCACGACGGCGCCTACTGCCTGGACACTCACGGAGTGCATCACCTCACCCTGGAGGGGCTGATCGAGACGCCGCCGGAAAGTAACGCTTTTGGAACTATGTATGTCTATGAAGATAAAATGGTACTGAAGGGAGGTGGCAGAATTCCTGACAGAGTtatgcatttctgaaatacCAGGCAAATACAGATTGTTCTTCTTCAGGAAGGAGTTGGATAAAAATGTAGGAGATTCAGCTGTTTGCTTTTAGAAAGCTGTGCATGGCTGATCCTTATTGCTTTGGCTTGGGCGTTCTTCTCTTGGATACAGGATTtaagaaattatgtttctttaAGAAAGCACCTGATTTCTTTTTGGAGAACAAAGAAGgtcagtaatttaaataaatatacttGAATGCAGAATGATTTCAAACACCCAATCCAGACCagatttctgctgtgaaaagaTGCAAACCGTGTAATGGATAGTGTTTAAAAAACCACTGCTGTTCTCTCTGTGAGCATTAAAGCATGCAGAGTTGTACCTGCCCAGCCTCatctctatttatttattttttgtgaacaTTACAGTAAGATCTCATGTCTGGCAGAATATATCCAGCCTGTAGCCTAACCGAGTCTTCCAACATTACTTTAGAAACTAAAAGTGATGCTCAGAAAAAGCTGAGCCTGAGAGGAGAATGGAGACCCTCTGTGCTGCACCACAGAATGCTGCAGATGCCCAGGCTGTGCCGTGTGTGCACAGCTGGGAtcacctgcagcagtgctgagagTGAGCTCTGACACTCATGTAAATAAAGGTGTTGTGTGTTACACCTGGAGCTGTCCTGGTTctgtcccagccagctcctgagTCCAGTGTATCCACCTGTGCttccttctccaggatgaaTTGTGGGACATgattgctgctgcagggctACTGCATGGGTCCTGCTTTCCAAGAAAAATcaggtgagcagcagagctgtgacagtgcCCACATCTGTGTGTGACAGACTTGAATATGCATCTCCCATAAAAGATACAGAGGCTTTCATtgagttttctttaaaaaaatagtgtttattACTCAGTAAAGCCAGTCACTTTCAGTTAAAGAtaatagcaaaaaatatttttttcagatatattcTACATACAATTTTAGCATAGGACAGAAATACAGACTGCTCAATTTTCCAGTAAGTCTGAAATGGTTTATACAGGCACATTTTTGAAAGTTCTGTGGCTGTAAAGAGTCATTTATTAAAACagtatttgctttatttgtcCCTTATATTACAAAATAGTAGATTTCCCAAATGATGAGATGATTGGAGAGTGATCCAGGGATGCAATGATACCTTGAATATACCATCAGAACAGACATTAGATCAATGGTGCTTGGAAAATGTAAGAAGCAGCAAGGTGAACAGTTTCCATAGAAAAATTCCCCATTCAGATTTGACAGTGTTCCTCAACATTTTACCAAATctcagctggcactgctggaagcAGCGAGGTATTTTTGGGTCCTGTCAAACTAACACTCACCTTTTGTTAAGCACCAAAACCAAAGGCAAGTAAGGTCAGCACAGTTACTGTAGACTTCTTCCCAGCCAATTACATCACTGTTTTGCAGTGTGTTGGCCAAGACTCTCGCATGTCTTTGTTCACATAAATGTACAGCCACGAAACAAAGGGGAAGAGGGCAACAACAACTGCAGCAACCAAGCGAACTCCTCCCAGGGGACTCCTACAACAGAACAAATCCAACAGAGCTACTTCAAATCACTGAATCTTTAAGGCTGAAAAAGACCTTCatgatcatcaagtccaaccttgGACTGCATACCACCATACCCACTAAACCCTATGGtgcagtgccacatccagtcatttcttctgaacacttccaggaatgctGACTtcatcacctccctgggcagcctgtgccaatgcttgaccactctttcagtgaaggatTTTTCCCTAGGATCTAATCtcaacctcccctggcacagcttgaggctcCTCTGgtcctgtcccttgttctctggaagcagagcctgaccaccacctggctgcaccctcctgtaAGGGAGTTGTAAGAGTGTGAAAAGGTCCCCCCAAGCCTCCTTTTATCCAAACTGAGCCACTCCAGCTCCCATGGTGACACCTGGTGCTGCAGACCCTTCCCCAACTCTGTTCCCTTCCATGGACACACTCCAGTCCCTCAAAGTCCTTTTTGAAGTGAGGTGCCCAAACCTGACCCCAGGACTGGAGgtgcctcagcagtgccagcacaggggacaggcacTGTCCTTGTCCTGCTGACCACACCATGGCTGGGACAGGCCAGGATGTCCTTGGCCTTCTTGGCCTCTGCTACAGTTACCACATAACACTCAcatctgcctgcagctggaaaaacagcagaCAGCCTTTGGCCACTTTAATGGGGCTCCCACGGATGCATCACCAGTCTTCTACTGGAGAAGCACAAAGAATTTTCTGACAACTCAGGCTATACAAACTAGttggagtttaaaaaaaatgcactttaagcaaagggaaaattccCCTATTATGGCAGGGGGCCAGAAAAGTGCTTCATGTAGCCTTACATTCCCCCTGCCCCAACTTTTATCTGTGCAAGATCCTGCAGGCTGTAGCACCAGCTGCTACTGCTTGGGCATCTGGAAGGTTCAGAGGGTGacatgaaacaggaaaaaaagctgccAAAATCAACTGTGTGTTTTCAAGGAGCTAGTTACTAATTGTGAATATAGGAATGaattataaatagaaaataaaacttactTTGCTG harbors:
- the ADPRM gene encoding manganese-dependent ADP-ribose/CDP-alcohol diphosphatase, with amino-acid sequence MQAAPRVAFGVIADIQFADAEDGHDFGGCRRRYYRHSLRLLREAVRAWAGESPPIDFVLQLGDSIDGQNARRGESESALQQVLEVLGQLSVPVHHAWGNHELYNFSRARLVHTGLYSRPAGGSDGPPDSECHAYHCSPAPRLRLVVLDAYDVSTLGTDPGSLRYQESLRLLREKNPNDDLNSPTGLKEPHFVAFNGGFSQAQLDWFNEVLKFSDENQEKVIVAAHLPIHPSASNGVCLAWNYEAALAVIHSHRCVVCVLAGHLHDGAYCLDTHGVHHLTLEGLIETPPESNAFGTMYVYEDKMVLKGGGRIPDRVMHF